Sequence from the uncultured Flavobacterium sp. genome:
ATCTGAAGGTAAAGCTGATTTTGGAATCGTTATCTGCGGAAGCGGAAACGGAATTGCAATGACTGTTAATAAACACCCGAAAGTTAGAGCTGGTTTATGCTGGACTAAAGAAATTGCTTATTTAACACGTTTACATAACGATGCAAATATTGTGAGTATTCCGGCGCGTTTTACATCTATTCCTCAAGCAGTTGAAATTGTTGAAACGTTTTTAACAACTGCTTTTGAAGGTGGAAGACACCAAAACAGAGTGAATAAAATCGCTTGTCAGTAAAA
This genomic interval carries:
- the rpiB gene encoding ribose 5-phosphate isomerase B codes for the protein MKISIGNDHAGPDYKKAIVTMLKAKGYEVTNYGTDSEDSVDYPDYGHPVANDVSEGKADFGIVICGSGNGIAMTVNKHPKVRAGLCWTKEIAYLTRLHNDANIVSIPARFTSIPQAVEIVETFLTTAFEGGRHQNRVNKIACQ